One region of uncultured Sulfurimonas sp. genomic DNA includes:
- a CDS encoding LptF/LptG family permease encodes MLAFKYISFHYLKYFLVILSALVMFLVGFDYMENADSLSSSANLVLIYLVYKSFFAIDMLLPLSLIFAMISTKIFLIRSNALVSFFSLGYSRIDVLKPFVVVSTTITVIFISLHALPSFSRADEFSNNIRKNAAYLSPTKDLFFTYKNKYIYFAQMLPLQEKAEGIRVFSIKKNKLKEVLVAKEAVYRDDSWYIAKADIITKPDNISFESPGMKVQNQEGLNILHGFRPKMLDQVYEGKVNFTIKNAIDALFLLRDQNINTSSIKGALYKIFIYPFFVPCLVVIIFFFVPISARFLNVSLFSFGAILATLLVWGILFMLIELSTNKTISSEAGVVAPIVVLFLIALRQWRKYRLVK; translated from the coding sequence TTGTTAGCATTTAAATATATCTCTTTTCATTACTTAAAATATTTTTTAGTCATCCTAAGTGCATTGGTTATGTTTTTAGTTGGTTTTGACTATATGGAAAATGCAGATTCACTCTCATCTTCAGCCAACTTAGTTCTTATATATTTGGTTTACAAATCTTTTTTTGCCATAGATATGCTTCTTCCTCTTTCTTTGATATTTGCTATGATATCTACTAAAATATTTCTCATCAGATCAAATGCTTTAGTCTCTTTCTTCTCTCTTGGTTACTCAAGAATAGATGTTCTAAAGCCATTTGTAGTGGTTTCAACGACAATAACTGTTATTTTTATATCCTTACATGCACTTCCTAGTTTTTCACGTGCAGATGAATTTTCTAATAATATCCGTAAAAATGCTGCTTATTTGAGTCCTACAAAGGATTTGTTTTTTACCTATAAAAATAAATACATTTATTTTGCGCAGATGCTACCTCTACAAGAAAAAGCAGAAGGTATCAGAGTTTTTAGTATCAAAAAAAATAAACTAAAAGAAGTTTTGGTTGCTAAAGAGGCTGTCTACAGAGATGATTCTTGGTATATAGCTAAGGCAGATATTATTACAAAACCTGATAATATTAGCTTTGAATCACCTGGAATGAAAGTGCAAAATCAAGAAGGCTTAAATATTTTACATGGTTTTCGTCCAAAAATGTTAGATCAAGTTTATGAGGGAAAAGTTAATTTTACTATTAAAAACGCTATAGATGCACTATTTTTACTTCGTGATCAAAATATAAATACTAGCAGTATAAAAGGCGCTCTTTACAAAATATTTATTTATCCTTTTTTTGTACCATGTTTGGTAGTTATTATCTTCTTTTTTGTTCCAATTAGTGCTAGATTTTTAAATGTTTCATTATTTAGTTTTGGAGCGATTTTGGCTACTTTACTTGTTTGGGGAATCTTGTTTATGCTTATAGAACTCTCAACAAATAAAACAATATCAAGCGAAGCTGGTGTAGTCGCACCTATAGTTGTTTTATTTTTAATAGCTCTTAGGCAGTGGCGAAAATATCGCTTAGTGAAATAG
- a CDS encoding transaldolase, which yields MYIKDLKFSLWADFIERDYLDKEFKELIDDSIINGATSNPAIFKNAILNSLAYKEQLASLDGLSPKKKYEAVAIFDIQKAADILKPLYDAGDDGYVSIEVDPFLCDDADATIDEGKRLFAEIARQNVMIKVPATDAGYKAMEELTASGIPVNATLIFKKEQAISCAKAFERGCKRNANSVDTVISIFVSRVDRALDALLAKNGVEVALSGIYNTADIYNTIQEMNVKACRALFASTGVKDDSLPAYYYVDKLLAYNSVNTAPIDTIKAFHKSASKKKALPISSKVIKEHFLKLEAIGIDFESVLDKQIADGLEAFKDAFKDILESL from the coding sequence ATGTATATAAAAGATTTGAAGTTTTCGTTGTGGGCAGATTTTATTGAGAGGGATTATTTAGACAAAGAGTTTAAAGAACTTATAGATGATTCAATTATAAATGGAGCTACATCAAATCCTGCTATTTTTAAAAACGCAATCTTAAACTCTCTAGCATATAAAGAACAACTTGCATCTTTAGATGGCTTAAGTCCTAAAAAGAAGTATGAAGCAGTCGCAATTTTTGATATTCAAAAAGCAGCAGATATTTTAAAACCACTCTACGATGCAGGTGATGATGGTTATGTAAGTATAGAAGTTGATCCTTTTTTATGTGATGATGCAGACGCTACTATAGATGAAGGTAAAAGACTTTTTGCAGAAATAGCTCGCCAAAATGTAATGATAAAAGTTCCAGCAACAGATGCAGGCTACAAAGCTATGGAAGAACTAACAGCATCTGGCATCCCTGTAAATGCTACTCTTATATTTAAAAAAGAGCAGGCTATATCTTGTGCTAAAGCCTTTGAGAGAGGGTGTAAAAGAAATGCAAATAGTGTAGATACTGTTATAAGTATATTTGTTAGCAGAGTTGATCGTGCTTTAGATGCACTATTAGCCAAAAATGGAGTTGAGGTAGCACTAAGTGGCATCTATAATACAGCAGATATCTATAATACTATACAGGAGATGAATGTAAAAGCTTGTAGAGCACTTTTTGCAAGTACTGGCGTAAAAGATGACTCTTTGCCTGCTTATTATTATGTAGATAAACTTTTAGCTTATAACAGTGTAAATACTGCACCTATTGATACTATAAAAGCTTTTCATAAAAGTGCTAGTAAGAAAAAAGCTTTGCCAATATCGAGCAAAGTAATAAAAGAACATTTTTTAAAGCTTGAAGCTATAGGGATTGATTTTGAATCTGTACTTGATAAGCAGATTGCAGATGGCCTTGAAGCTTTTAAAGATGCATTTAAAGATATATTGGAGTCCTTATGA
- a CDS encoding PilT/PilU family type 4a pilus ATPase → MSNTVDVSKLTFAQLNRIRAYLKKMIELGGSDLHVKANSVIRARINGNIVQFAGDIFAKEDALTFAKELLKGRFGEFIENKEIDLVYPFDERNRFRVNVFFQMDGVSAVFRVIPVSIPSIEDLKFPEIVQKFTQKERGLVLVTGVTGSGKSTTLAALINEINITRKKHIITIEDPIEFVHKDKGCIINQRSVGQDTLSFGKALRAALREDPDIILVGEMRDKETINLALHAADTGHLVFSTLHTVDAKETINRIIATFPTEEQNRVRMSLSGVIQGIVSQRLIPTIDGGRRAAMEILVRTPTIEKLIMENRDYEIKDAIEKGNQHYHSQSFDQHILELYNDGIITKEKAKDYATSASDLELRMSGLSSSKTVKNPSSKEEKSIKVEQSDDIFDLK, encoded by the coding sequence ATGAGTAACACTGTAGATGTAAGCAAATTAACTTTTGCTCAGTTAAATAGAATTAGAGCTTATTTGAAAAAAATGATAGAACTTGGAGGAAGTGACCTTCACGTAAAAGCAAACTCTGTTATTCGTGCTAGAATCAATGGAAATATTGTTCAATTTGCCGGAGATATATTTGCTAAAGAGGATGCTTTAACATTTGCTAAAGAGTTACTAAAGGGAAGATTTGGTGAGTTTATAGAAAATAAAGAAATAGATTTAGTTTACCCATTTGATGAGAGAAATCGCTTTCGTGTTAATGTTTTCTTTCAAATGGATGGAGTTTCAGCTGTTTTTCGTGTAATACCTGTTTCTATTCCATCGATAGAAGATTTAAAGTTTCCAGAAATAGTGCAAAAATTTACACAAAAAGAGAGAGGTTTAGTATTGGTAACTGGCGTTACAGGTAGTGGTAAATCTACTACTCTAGCGGCTCTTATAAATGAGATAAATATAACAAGAAAAAAACATATAATAACTATAGAAGACCCTATTGAGTTTGTTCATAAAGATAAAGGTTGCATCATAAATCAGCGCTCTGTAGGTCAAGATACTCTCTCCTTTGGAAAGGCTCTTCGTGCAGCTCTTCGTGAAGATCCTGATATTATATTGGTTGGAGAGATGCGTGATAAAGAGACTATAAACCTTGCACTTCATGCTGCAGATACTGGTCACTTGGTTTTTTCAACTCTGCATACAGTAGATGCTAAAGAGACTATTAACCGTATTATTGCAACCTTTCCTACAGAAGAGCAAAATCGCGTTAGGATGTCACTCTCAGGAGTAATTCAAGGGATTGTCTCACAAAGACTTATCCCTACTATTGATGGTGGAAGACGTGCGGCTATGGAGATACTAGTTCGTACTCCAACAATAGAAAAATTGATTATGGAAAATCGCGATTATGAGATTAAAGATGCTATAGAAAAAGGTAATCAACACTATCATTCTCAAAGTTTTGATCAGCATATACTTGAACTTTACAATGATGGAATTATTACAAAAGAAAAAGCAAAAGATTATGCTACAAGTGCTTCTGATCTTGAATTAAGAATGAGTGGATTAAGTTCATCAAAGACTGTTAAAAATCCATCATCAAAAGAAGAAAAAAGTATAAAAGTTGAACAAAGTGATGATATTTTTGACTTAAAGTAG
- the lysA gene encoding diaminopimelate decarboxylase — translation MNFKELASEFKTPLYVYDLDYMSKQYQELKEAFKGRKSILAYAVKANSNLSIVKHFADLGSGADCVSIGEVRRAFLAGIPAYRIIFSGVGKSDDEIREAIEKDILYINVESEAELFRVELIAKELDKVSRISIRVNPNIDPKTHPYISTGLHDNKFGVDIDSAKRMYILAKNSKFLDPVGIHFHIGSQLTHLEPIYESAVIVADMVRSLEAIDIELKFFDIGGGLGIRYDDETTIKPYDYAQAILGTLKGLDLTVICEPGRFLTANSGYFLTKVLYEKQNGAKKFVVVDGAMNDLIRPSLYKAYHKIEAITDSTSELRNVDIVGPVCESGDFFAKDYPLPRVNHNDLLVVHSAGAYGFGMGSNYNTRGRSAEVAVENSKARLIRKRENFEDMIALEKEYLEN, via the coding sequence ATGAATTTTAAAGAATTAGCATCTGAGTTTAAAACGCCTCTTTACGTTTACGATTTGGATTATATGAGTAAACAATATCAAGAGTTAAAAGAGGCTTTTAAAGGTCGAAAGTCAATTTTAGCATATGCTGTAAAAGCAAACTCAAATCTTAGTATAGTTAAGCATTTTGCAGATTTGGGAAGTGGAGCTGACTGTGTCTCTATAGGTGAAGTTCGTCGTGCTTTTTTAGCTGGAATTCCAGCATATAGAATTATTTTTTCAGGTGTTGGGAAGAGTGATGATGAGATTCGTGAAGCGATAGAAAAAGATATTCTTTACATAAATGTTGAGAGTGAAGCTGAACTATTTCGTGTTGAACTTATCGCAAAAGAGTTAGATAAAGTATCACGCATTAGCATAAGAGTAAATCCAAATATAGATCCTAAAACACATCCTTACATCTCAACAGGTCTTCATGATAATAAGTTTGGTGTAGATATTGACTCTGCAAAAAGAATGTATATACTTGCTAAAAATTCTAAATTTTTGGATCCTGTTGGAATTCATTTTCATATAGGGTCTCAACTTACGCATCTAGAGCCTATTTATGAGTCGGCTGTGATAGTTGCAGATATGGTTCGTTCGCTTGAAGCTATTGATATTGAGTTAAAGTTTTTTGATATTGGCGGAGGACTTGGCATAAGATATGATGATGAAACAACAATCAAGCCTTATGATTATGCACAAGCTATTTTAGGAACTCTAAAGGGTCTTGACTTAACAGTTATTTGTGAACCTGGAAGATTTTTAACTGCAAATTCAGGCTATTTTTTAACAAAAGTTCTTTATGAAAAACAAAATGGAGCTAAGAAATTTGTTGTAGTTGATGGAGCTATGAATGACCTTATCCGTCCAAGTTTATATAAAGCTTATCACAAAATAGAAGCTATAACGGACTCTACATCAGAACTAAGAAATGTTGATATCGTTGGGCCTGTTTGTGAGAGTGGAGACTTTTTTGCAAAAGATTATCCATTGCCTAGAGTAAATCATAATGATTTACTTGTGGTTCATAGTGCTGGTGCTTATGGTTTTGGTATGGGAAGTAACTACAATACACGTGGAAGAAGCGCTGAAGTGGCGGTTGAAAATTCTAAAGCTAGACTTATTAGAAAAAGAGAAAATTTTGAAGATATGATAGCTTTAGAAAAAGAATATCTGGAAAATTAA
- the pth gene encoding aminoacyl-tRNA hydrolase — protein sequence MLIVGLGNPGPAYAKNRHNIGFMVIDELICRNGAQKLSSSSFNGELFKYSNHFLLKPLTYMNLSGNSISAVKQFYKVEEVVVIHDDLDLPFGTIRFKKGGGHGGHNGLKSTDEKISRDYIRVRVGIGKPEHKGEVASYVLSDFSSLESEHLANIIKQVCEAVESLEKNSLEDVSSKYTIKKFQLK from the coding sequence ATGTTAATCGTCGGACTGGGTAATCCTGGCCCGGCATATGCAAAAAATCGCCATAATATTGGTTTTATGGTCATAGATGAGCTTATTTGTAGAAATGGTGCTCAAAAACTTTCATCTTCATCGTTCAATGGTGAACTTTTCAAATACTCAAATCATTTTTTATTAAAACCACTTACTTATATGAACTTGTCGGGTAACTCTATATCAGCAGTTAAACAGTTCTACAAAGTAGAAGAAGTAGTTGTAATACATGATGATTTAGACCTTCCTTTTGGAACAATTCGTTTTAAAAAAGGTGGTGGTCATGGTGGGCATAATGGGCTTAAATCAACAGACGAAAAAATTTCAAGAGATTATATAAGAGTAAGAGTAGGCATAGGTAAACCTGAACATAAGGGAGAAGTAGCTTCTTATGTTTTAAGCGATTTTTCATCTTTAGAGTCTGAGCATCTAGCAAATATAATTAAACAAGTTTGTGAAGCTGTAGAGAGTTTAGAGAAAAATTCACTAGAAGACGTTAGCTCTAAATATACAATTAAAAAATTTCAGCTAAAATAA
- a CDS encoding 50S ribosomal protein L25/general stress protein Ctc produces MLEGIIRESIGKKGTKALRRDGYLIANVYGKGLENINAAFKMNEYIRTVRNKETLSFPVSLGGKEMNVVVQSYEAHPVTAALLHVDLMVAQPGVVTTYNVPVVPVGEAKGLKNKGLVHKAKPRLTVKGAIENVPSTFEIDVTKMDTGDSKLVRDLEPIPNVVMLDADRVAVVSIIKAK; encoded by the coding sequence ATGTTAGAAGGCATTATTAGAGAGAGTATTGGCAAAAAGGGCACTAAAGCACTACGTCGTGATGGATATCTAATTGCAAACGTTTACGGAAAAGGGCTTGAGAATATCAACGCTGCATTCAAAATGAATGAATATATCCGTACTGTTCGCAACAAAGAGACTTTATCATTTCCAGTTTCATTAGGTGGTAAAGAGATGAATGTTGTTGTTCAATCATATGAAGCACATCCAGTTACAGCTGCACTTTTACACGTTGATTTAATGGTAGCACAACCAGGTGTTGTTACTACTTATAATGTACCAGTTGTTCCAGTTGGAGAAGCAAAAGGTCTTAAAAATAAAGGTCTTGTTCATAAAGCAAAACCTCGTTTAACTGTAAAAGGTGCTATAGAAAACGTTCCAAGTACTTTTGAAATAGACGTTACAAAAATGGATACAGGTGATTCTAAACTAGTTCGTGACTTAGAGCCTATTCCTAATGTTGTTATGTTAGATGCAGATCGTGTAGCTGTAGTAAGTATTATTAAAGCTAAGTAA
- the pheA gene encoding prephenate dehydratase, translating into MKTLDDCRDAIDAIDTQMLDLLNKRMKVVERVGEIKNKSGGAIYRPEREKAIIERLEEQSKASGGALNKSAIEAIFLEIFAVSRNLERPEKIAYLGPEGTFTHQAAESRFGAMSDYLSLSSINAVFKTLESKRAKFGVVPIENSKDGIVGETLDLLSKSSVKIVAELYMPIHMSFVTQALKLDDIKKIYSKDKGFGQCREFLSEHGLDTIEHIPVDSTAKAAILASNDSSAAAICSHIAAKLYNIPTMFENIEDEHDSSTRFVILSDFKNAISEHDKTSILVKLEDAKEAGSLVHFLKDFDDENINLSKIESRPSKEQSGFGYWFYIDFYGHIDEAHIQKVLSKHDAEVTWLGSYVKGEDEL; encoded by the coding sequence ATGAAGACTTTAGATGATTGTAGAGATGCTATAGATGCTATAGATACGCAGATGCTAGACTTGCTTAATAAAAGAATGAAAGTTGTTGAGAGAGTAGGTGAGATTAAAAATAAATCTGGCGGAGCTATTTATAGACCTGAGAGAGAAAAAGCCATTATAGAGAGGCTTGAAGAACAAAGCAAAGCAAGTGGTGGAGCTTTAAATAAGAGTGCTATTGAAGCTATATTTTTAGAAATATTTGCAGTTTCAAGAAACTTAGAACGTCCAGAAAAAATTGCTTATTTAGGACCAGAGGGAACATTTACTCATCAAGCTGCAGAGAGTCGTTTTGGTGCTATGAGTGACTATCTCTCTCTTAGTTCTATTAACGCTGTTTTTAAAACTTTAGAGTCAAAAAGAGCAAAGTTTGGTGTTGTTCCGATTGAGAATTCTAAAGATGGAATTGTTGGAGAAACACTTGATTTATTATCAAAAAGCAGTGTGAAAATTGTTGCAGAACTTTATATGCCGATTCATATGTCGTTTGTAACACAGGCTTTGAAACTTGATGATATTAAAAAAATATACTCAAAAGATAAGGGTTTTGGACAGTGTAGAGAGTTTTTGTCTGAACATGGACTCGATACTATTGAACATATTCCGGTTGATTCTACTGCAAAAGCAGCGATTTTAGCTTCTAATGATTCAAGTGCTGCTGCTATTTGTAGTCATATCGCGGCAAAGCTTTATAACATTCCTACTATGTTTGAAAATATTGAAGATGAACATGATAGTTCAACTCGTTTTGTAATTTTGAGTGATTTTAAAAATGCTATTAGTGAACATGATAAAACATCTATCTTGGTGAAACTCGAAGATGCTAAAGAGGCAGGTTCACTTGTTCACTTTTTAAAAGATTTTGATGATGAAAATATAAACTTATCTAAGATAGAATCTCGTCCTTCAAAAGAACAGTCTGGTTTTGGTTATTGGTTTTATATAGATTTTTATGGGCATATAGATGAGGCACATATTCAAAAAGTACTATCAAAGCATGATGCTGAAGTAACTTGGCTTGGTAGTTATGTAAAGGGCGAAGATGAACTTTAA
- a CDS encoding HAD-IIA family hydrolase: protein MYFIDVQGTLISDDDKSPIRGAIEFIKMCNEKKIPYMVITNNTKKASNDFYEFLHSKGFEFDFSKYLDPLMLLESRVSKDAVAAYGADEFLKTLISMGYTLNYESPKTVLVAIKEDFSSDEYAQMIEFLLSGAKLVGMHETSIYAKNSKRYPGVGAILKMLEFATSVSYEVVGKPSDAFYNESLAKLKGQVANAKFNDITMISDDVKGDLGGAKELGMKTIFVTSGKYKTQAEIVPSLKPELRPDAVFSDMQDILEAL, encoded by the coding sequence ATGTATTTTATTGATGTTCAAGGTACTTTGATTAGTGATGATGATAAATCTCCTATTCGCGGTGCTATAGAGTTTATAAAGATGTGTAATGAAAAAAAAATTCCTTATATGGTGATAACAAATAACACCAAAAAAGCTTCTAATGATTTTTATGAGTTTTTACACTCTAAAGGGTTTGAGTTTGATTTTTCAAAATATCTTGATCCATTGATGCTTTTAGAGTCTCGTGTTAGTAAAGATGCAGTTGCAGCTTATGGTGCAGATGAGTTTTTAAAGACACTTATATCTATGGGTTATACTCTAAATTATGAAAGTCCTAAAACGGTTTTAGTTGCTATAAAAGAAGATTTTAGCTCAGATGAGTATGCTCAAATGATAGAATTTTTACTTAGTGGTGCAAAGCTTGTTGGGATGCATGAGACTTCCATATATGCAAAAAATTCTAAAAGATATCCAGGAGTTGGAGCTATTTTAAAAATGCTTGAGTTTGCTACTTCTGTGAGTTATGAAGTTGTTGGAAAACCAAGTGATGCTTTTTATAATGAGTCACTCGCAAAACTAAAAGGACAGGTTGCTAATGCTAAGTTTAATGATATAACTATGATTAGTGATGATGTTAAGGGTGATTTAGGTGGAGCAAAAGAGTTGGGAATGAAAACTATTTTTGTAACGAGTGGAAAGTATAAAACTCAAGCTGAAATAGTTCCATCTTTAAAACCAGAGCTAAGACCAGATGCTGTTTTTAGTGATATGCAAGATATTTTGGAGGCGCTATGA